The genome window GGTGTTAACAAGAAGCATAAATTCTACAGCGAATGGAATTCAGGGATAACTAAGGATCGATAGAGATTAACAAGTCATGATTTGTCAGGGGTAAAATATTCGTTAGTCCACCATTTATCCTTTCCTTGTCGTCTGTAATTTTCATCGTATGATATGTTGCGGAGAGATGGGCAACGTCGAACAGACAACAAATATCGATCACGTGACAGGAGTGGACACTTTCACTGGTCAGCCTCTGACTTTATCCAGAGCTCTACCTTCGACTagccctcccccacccccacccccgcgCGATAACAAACAGTGAATATTTTTCAACTTACTTTCTCTGCTTTCACGGGCGCAGAGGGACCAGTACCTACAGTATCTGCCTCTTGGTTGATTCGGAGATTTTGGTTCATCCACCAATCCAACAAACCGGCTTTACAGGTTGTAGAAAAGTCCGTTTATTTTGGGTAAGTCCTTATTTTCATTTGggtattgtacatatatttgcatataacaATCACATCTTTACTATGGCTGTGACATCCGGCGAACTGGTATATGTCGACTTCCATTGAGACCCACGCTCATTAAAAGCCAACGTgtacgctgaacgccaagcgatgcagcagaaagtaccatttttactgtgttggtatgacccaacccgggtttgatcctgggctctcccgactttgaggtgGGCGCTCAGATCATTAGATCATCGAAGCGCTCAGTAAATGACCCGTGCTAAAAGATCGGGGGTCatggtaaaataaatatattcatttgattagtgcttaACATTTCCAGTGATACTGTAACGGCCAGAATTTTAGATGGAACATAGCGGATAGAGTGTCTAGGGTATACCCCCTACCTTTGGTAGATTGATGGCGCAATTCCCCATATGTGACCTACGTATGTAACTAATTTCCAAAAAGTTGCtttgaatccgtcttaattttcATACGCCCTCTCCATTAAGCTTATTATGTTATAACGATTTTGTCCGTCTTTCCGTCCATCCGTATTCTTgtctataactccaacagttatCTGCattgagttttaatttttggtggaatacacacatacacatatgacgatgtgtcgcgactcacttTCTGTGTTTGTTACGAACTTATTTACAGCAAATTCACCCTATCTTCATCTACTGACGAGTATGTTTTCCTGTTCAACAATATCTCGCATTATTAGAGTCTATAGCACTGGTGTTTGTGGCTTCTGGTGAGGATTATTGTGCACACATACACCGCGCACATATTAATTCAGTGTAGATTTTAAACCTACACGTATGTACAGATTGGGAATATAATGATGCAGCGACGTCATGAGATTCAGTAAATAATCTGCAGACATCTGAATAGTTGCATTCTTGTAGAGTTTTCACGTTGACTCGCCTCaagaacatacacatgtaccagttaCGTTGATGTAGTAAATCATGCTGAGATCGTCCGGCCACGATGGTACCATGATACGCGCATCCTAATCGGATTGTACGCCCATTATACACGCACAATGTAACATAATCCGACCATGGCCCACCATACGCCTACCGTGGAGCCATGATAGCCGTAGGACATTCCACTATAATGAGGCTGTACTGTATAGTGCCATTATTGCAAGTTGTAATGAATAACTGGTATGGTTGGCAAAGTTGAGGAAACTTTGAACAGGAATACATCATAGAGAGGTTTGAGTGattctagacctgtgacgtctcataaattgcaattaacagcactgcatttttttttacctaattctgctttagacATGTTGCCAGGGagcatgtaaattgctactatttttgcatttacatgaacagttagaataaaaccctgacgaaggtaaattgacaagaggccgtattccaccggttacgtgtgaccatttgccagcttatcacactatcgtcgctgctctggttttactctcaaagCTGTACcgctttaattatattgaaatCGTCCATGATAGGAGACGCTGTACAATGGGCAACAAtgggcgagatatgtatacaccTTATGTATGGAATTATAATGTACTGTCCTCCATAAATGGATGgctaaaaatatcaaaattaaagCCACCTCTCTTATTATACAATGGACGTGAGAGGTACCACTGGCGTTTTTTATAAATTAACGgtgatgtatattttgtctAAAGGGGCTTAATGCATGGTACTATAGCGGGTTTGTAAGTAGGCacttttttatgcatttacacggACAGTTAGGACAAAACCATGacagataaactgacaagaggccgtgcgTCACccgttacatgtgaccatttgccagctatcaaactgtTCAGTTGTAGTAAAATCCAGGTTTATCTAGGCATGTGGAAAATACCCCTTCTCTAGAATcagtgaacaaaattttgttttaatataaaaaatttaCAAGAAGTTAGGATAcaattatgtaattattttcaaTAATACATAAAAAGAAATCCTTTAGTTGCCTTAAGcattggatatatatataaatatatatatatatatatatatatatatatatatatatatatatatatatatatatatatatatacgagtAGATAAGTGTACTGCAAAACCATTATCCAACCATGTTAGATCATCTGCTAATTTTCTCTGTTTCCAGGGTGCATAGCGTGAAGACGAACGAGAGCTTGGACACACCGCGCTCAGAACATTCCGTCCATCCGTTTGTCAAAATGGCAAACCTTACCGGTACTCACAACCTCAGAGATACAGACCCTTCTTCTGATGATGCCCCCACCGCTTTAACTTTTGTCAAGGTTACGTATTACACGATTGCCTCAGTCGTAGCCATGATTGGCAACGGATTGCTGATAACCACAGTTGTCCGACGTTACACACTTCGCAAAGTGTCCTACTTTCTTGTGGCTAATTTAGCCTTTAAAGATTTCGCCTTCGCCTTGGTGTCCACGGTGTTTACCATGCCCAGTGTCTTCAAAGACCGCTGGATGTTTGGACACCATTTGTGTGTCATGTTCGGATTTATCAGCACGTGGTTGGCGTATGTGGAACTGTTGACCCTGGTTTGCCTTGCCAGTGACCGTTATGTGGCCGTTACAAGGCCATTACGATATCACCAAATTCTGAGCAGGAACAAGTTCCGAGGGGCCGTAGCCTTTTGCTGGTCATACTCGTTCCTCTGGGCCGCCCTGCCGTTAGTGGGGTTTGGAGAATACGTTTACTACGACAATCTGAAAATTTGTCAGCTAAACTGGTCTCCTGGGCTGATTCGGCAGATTTATGTGTACGGTGTGGGGTCACTTCTCTTTTTCCCTGGGACAGGTATGATCATTTACTGTTACATCAACGTCTACAGAAGAGCTAAGAGCATCATTGATGTTCCCGTGTTTACGGTACAAACACAGGCCAACGGGAACAAAAGTAAAAGAACAGGGTCAAGAGGAACAAAAGCGACCTTTACAATTGCACTCATCACCGGGATATATTTCTTCTGTTGGTTCCCTTTTGTCGGGGTACGGCTCACTGAAATTTATTACCCCGGGTATAAAGATGATATTACCCTGCAGGCGTTAGAGAATTTCACAATCTACTCGTTTACCATCGCGAATTTTATCAACCCCATTATATACGGGATTTACAACAAAGAGTTCCGGCACGAACTCTTCAAGTTAATCAGAAGATGAATTTGGGATCCACCAACAGGAGACCGTCATATTACTCAGGAGTTGGTTaacatgctagcgcagcgtaatgacccaggagcctctcgccaatgcgatcgctgtgagtttaagtccagtccatgctggcttcctctccggccgtacgtgggaaggtctgtcagcaacctgcagatggctgcccggtttcctcccaccattatactggttgccgtcgtataagtgaaatattcttgagtacggcgtaaaacaccaatcacccAAGACACCGTTTCACTTctaattttgttatttaaatttaGTGAAAAACTATATAAGTACCTGCACATTGGAAGTATGTGTTAAAGGAACTGTGCGGAAAAAATAAAGGTTTCAGTGTTTGGACATCTTACGTTCTATTCTTCAGTAAAAACGAATCTCAGACAGTGTTTGCTAGCAAATAGTCGACTTGGAGGGTACGGATTGGACTGCATATGTAAGAGGAGTGTAATCCAGGACAGACCGACTCAACCAACTGTCATTGGTTTCTACTGGACTTTATTAGTAATCACACACAATGTAGATATTACCTTGTGACCAGACATTCACAGATACCACATTGTGACATtgcagtaaatgtacacaccaATACAGGAAACAGTATACACTTGTTGTTCATGTGAATGAATATTACTTCAAATTTCACGTGCCATTATAAGCATGTTATGAATATGTCtccaaaattacatgtattattataagcCTATATTATGTCATAGTGACCCTGTTAACAATATCCAGGTTGCAGGGCTCCCCAAGAGAACCATCCATATGAAGTAACTATGGCAACATATGAACTGAGAGTAAAGCAATAAACTGGATGTAAACCATGGATATTGTGCATGTTATGCGTAAAAGCTAACTAACCACGACTAACAATCTTATCTCAGAATGTATGCAgcatctatgcgtcgaaaaagacattcgtatacccgccgtcaaccagtaaggacgttccaggtaaataatggcaaggtcaattcccaaaacgacgtataacacaaaccaccaagaacTAAggatgtatataaagtacgaaaataggacggaatcgagcaaagagaagcagtcaacagttttcagttattttgGAAAGACACAttgtatgttctaggcgaatgaatgaatgaatgaatgattatggcttaatgccacgtcggcaatattccagccacatcgtggcgagaacaaatgtcagaaaatgcTTTACAAAAGGCTCATAACaccaaaatgaaacataaatagACGAACACGTTTAAAAATGGTTAAAACGAACCAAACctgagttaaaactcgaaaaccacaaTATACGTATAACAATGTAGAAAATCGTAtgcatatatgatttatttatttatttgactgatgttttacgccgtactcaagaatatttcactcatacaacggtcAAAAATATTACCCCTCTATTGCGAAGGCGGGTAAATATCTTTGACAGCCTTTGCTTtgtatggattgtttaaagccagcaaaTCAACATTATACCGTTTAATTAATGAGAAGGATCGGGCTTGGTGAGGAtgactccttaatagtttcggCATATGCTCGTATTCATACGGTCAACCAGAGGGGGTGTCGGGGTACAATTTGTACCCAGCGGattacctatacactgttgatttATGGTTtacccgaatttcacatagatgttattaacaTCTCGTGCATTACGTCACCTGATTTGAGATGATGATGTCGCTTTCGCCTTAAACAACTTCACGCGATGGCAAACGCACCGAACTGTTGAGCAGTGCGCTATTTACAGCCTTTCGTGGGTATTACTATCATCTCCGTCCGTGCTCAAGCCGAACCatagcaatttaaatatatttacacacttaccacttgattTTGTAAAACAGCATTCAGAAGGGTATACAACAATAGTTATCGTGGGTTCGTCAATGTTCTCGACGTTGGATGTCCCAAGGCATAAGCTGATATACAAGGCTTTTACCTTACCCAATCCTCGTTCGAGTTAAGACTTCAAAAGGGActgttgcagcttcctcgcttggcgttcagcatgaaggcaATGCAAttactggttgaccagtatcagtatagcTGCTCGGGCGgggtgacttacttgccttcgtaaGGCGTCTTAGTAAAGCAGCGCTAaatcggtggaaatccgtcctgcagcaaggggGCAAATtaatgcattctaaggattccttggtcgtcatataactaaattgttaagtacgacgttaaaccccaagcactcacttactcattCCTTTCATGCTGTCTTTCGTGGGagccgccatgttgaataacttaatattcattagctaatacGTGAGTAagtagttcatttttattttggatgtttttgaatTATTCAGATACAGCTAGGTGCTTGATTTTTGTACAATTTGTAGAGATTTATGTTTAAGGAAtctgaaatactgtatttgataCTCTTCTGTCGATAATTATCCCCAAATCTGTGGCGTAATCACGAGCCTTGTCGCGATAccgtaggatcacgtagaaaggcgcgtgaCCTCGCATGGCTGAAATATGTCCTTTGGCTGTTTAAATGCTACTGTTGAGgtaaattaaaagaaatctgATTTCACGGCCGACGTGtggaccatttgccaactatcacatgtCGTCGTAGTTCTGGTTCTACTCTCAACGCTATAAGTCTTTTATATATTACTGTTTAGGTAAACTGaaagagaccggatttcactggttacgcgtgaccatttgccaagtatcgCAATGTCATCGCAGTTCTGGTTTTGTTGTCTATGCTGTCAGTCTGTTGTATGTATGATGTGGCACATCTGAGATAAACTGAAAAGTGTCTCGATTTCACCAGTGGCGTATGACCAGTTGCTAACTATGACACTGGTTAACGTTTCACTCTCCATGCTTGTGTTGTTCTTGCCAGTTTGGTTGAAGATTACATGTAACCACAAGTCCACAGAGTGACTGTTCAGTGAATTTGTAGCCGGTGTGGATTCTGTGAGTCATGTAGAcggtttggattctgtgagtcATGTAGACGGTTTGGATTGTATGGGTCGTGCAGACGTTTTGGATTCTATGGGTCGTGCAGACATTTTGGATTCTACATGAAAAGCCAATTCCAGAGGACGCGAGGACAGTTTTGGAACTCATCAGCCATCACTACTAAAGCAATTAGGCAGAGGACATCCCGATACTGTGCTTTCATGAGTGCAATACACCTGGTCAACTTGATAGCCTCAGCCAGCTTCTCAAGACATTCAACCGTACTTCATTCTAACATTTCAATTCGTTGCTCAAGATGGAGTTATTCTCactaatgaaacaaaaatgtacaaaaactaGATTAAacgaatctatgcgtcgaaacggacattcttataccagccgtcaaccaataaggacgttccagatcaataattgcaaggccaattccccaaaacgacttataacacaaaccaccaaagaactaagaaagtatgta of Liolophura sinensis isolate JHLJ2023 chromosome 13, CUHK_Ljap_v2, whole genome shotgun sequence contains these proteins:
- the LOC135480468 gene encoding melanopsin-like; this encodes MANLTGTHNLRDTDPSSDDAPTALTFVKVTYYTIASVVAMIGNGLLITTVVRRYTLRKVSYFLVANLAFKDFAFALVSTVFTMPSVFKDRWMFGHHLCVMFGFISTWLAYVELLTLVCLASDRYVAVTRPLRYHQILSRNKFRGAVAFCWSYSFLWAALPLVGFGEYVYYDNLKICQLNWSPGLIRQIYVYGVGSLLFFPGTGMIIYCYINVYRRAKSIIDVPVFTVQTQANGNKSKRTGSRGTKATFTIALITGIYFFCWFPFVGVRLTEIYYPGYKDDITLQALENFTIYSFTIANFINPIIYGIYNKEFRHELFKLIRR